The following are from one region of the Escherichia sp. E4742 genome:
- a CDS encoding transcriptional regulator, producing MSIIINNWRMDPSLNALIHCETGETRRLGEYHFILLETLAKNADAVLSRSYLCAEVWKNRIVGGNSLPTAIHALRVAIDDDGKQQNIIKTIPKKGYLCNKEYVSLPESSPAEAQIITDQIQETVPEEISSTTPPLPGRKKHKGLMELALAAAVIFIGSTVGYSHMKSTPDAPQLVKESVNSPRIKIFHLTSGKENNSAPLLSQTLAPGKDKLDNLLSAHNMTMTTYYKYVRNRLESDIVLRNQCNGSWQLTFNVESWQNSDINRTMYQNLEKLLNTVQKC from the coding sequence ATGAGTATTATTATCAACAACTGGCGGATGGACCCGTCGCTTAATGCCTTAATACATTGCGAAACGGGTGAAACACGTCGTCTCGGCGAATATCATTTTATTTTGCTGGAAACATTAGCAAAAAATGCCGATGCGGTTTTATCGCGATCTTATTTATGTGCCGAAGTATGGAAGAACCGTATTGTCGGCGGTAACAGCCTGCCGACGGCGATCCACGCTCTGCGCGTTGCTATCGACGATGATGGCAAACAACAGAACATTATTAAAACCATTCCTAAAAAAGGTTATCTGTGCAATAAAGAGTATGTGTCTTTACCGGAGTCATCGCCTGCGGAAGCGCAGATTATTACCGACCAGATACAGGAAACTGTGCCAGAAGAAATATCTTCGACAACACCGCCTTTACCTGGTAGAAAAAAACATAAAGGACTGATGGAGTTAGCGTTGGCCGCAGCTGTTATATTTATTGGCTCGACCGTGGGTTACTCTCACATGAAAAGCACACCTGACGCTCCGCAACTGGTAAAAGAATCCGTTAATAGTCCAAGAATAAAAATATTTCATCTAACTTCTGGAAAAGAAAATAATTCCGCACCGTTACTGTCACAAACCCTCGCACCAGGAAAAGACAAACTCGATAATTTATTGTCAGCGCATAATATGACCATGACAACTTATTATAAATATGTTCGTAACCGACTGGAGAGTGATATTGTTCTGCGCAACCAGTGCAACGGTAGCTGGCAATTAACCTTTAATGTGGAAAGCTGGCAGAATAGCGATATTAATCGCACGATGTATCAGAATTTAGAGAAGTTGTTAAATACTGTTCAGAAATGCTGA
- the flgL gene encoding flagellar hook-associated protein FlgL has protein sequence MRVTTQQTYVSMTQSFNNLSGDLAHVVEQMATGKQILQPSDDPIAATRITQLNRQQSAIEQYQSNIDSASAGLSQQESILDGVNNSLLAVRDDLLEAANGTNTADSLASLGQDIESLTESMVAALNYQDEDGHYVFGGTINDQPPIVAVDDDGDGVTDSYSYQGNSDHRQTTVSNGVEVDTNEAASDFFGSNLDVLNTLNSLSQELQNPDVDPADPQVQSDIQNAVDVVDTASNDLNASIASLGETQNTMSMLSDAQTDISTSNDELIGSLQDLDYGPASITFTGLEVAMEATLKTYSKVSELNLFSVL, from the coding sequence ATGCGAGTAACTACCCAACAAACCTACGTCTCGATGACGCAAAGTTTTAATAATCTCTCCGGCGACCTGGCGCATGTGGTCGAGCAAATGGCAACCGGCAAGCAGATTTTGCAGCCGTCGGACGACCCAATCGCCGCCACGCGCATCACGCAGTTAAACCGCCAGCAGTCAGCGATTGAGCAGTATCAGAGCAATATCGACTCCGCGTCGGCGGGCTTAAGCCAGCAGGAGTCGATTCTCGATGGCGTCAACAACAGCCTGCTGGCGGTACGCGACGACTTGCTGGAAGCGGCGAATGGCACCAATACCGCCGACTCGCTCGCAAGCCTCGGGCAGGATATTGAGTCGCTCACCGAATCAATGGTCGCGGCGCTGAACTATCAGGACGAAGACGGGCATTACGTGTTTGGCGGCACTATCAACGATCAGCCGCCGATTGTGGCTGTGGACGATGATGGCGACGGCGTGACCGACAGCTACAGCTATCAGGGTAACAGCGACCACCGCCAGACTACCGTGTCGAACGGCGTGGAAGTGGATACCAACGAGGCGGCGAGTGATTTCTTCGGCAGCAATTTAGACGTGCTCAACACGCTGAACTCCCTGTCGCAGGAGCTGCAAAACCCGGACGTTGACCCGGCAGATCCGCAGGTGCAGAGCGATATTCAGAATGCCGTGGATGTGGTGGACACCGCCTCGAACGACCTCAACGCCTCCATTGCGTCGCTTGGCGAGACGCAGAACACCATGTCGATGTTGAGCGATGCGCAGACGGATATCTCTACTTCGAATGATGAGTTGATTGGCTCTTTACAGGATCTCGATTACGGCCCGGCGTCGATCACCTTTACCGGACTGGAAGTGGCAATGGAAGCTACCCTCAAGACTTACTCGAAAGTGAGTGAGTTGAATTTGTTCAGCGTTCTCTAA
- the flgH gene encoding flagellar basal body L-ring protein FlgH — MKNYLWLVALLPLLNGCESQAILVKKDDAYFAPPKTEAPPPADGRAGGVFETGYNWSLTADRRAYRVGDILTVILEESTQSSKQAKTNFGKSNSVDITAPTVFGHTKNNLSGSIDANRDFDGSATSQQQNSLRGEITVSVHAVQPNGILEIRGEKWLTLNQGDEYIRLSGLVRADDIQNDNSVSSQRIADARISYAGRGALSDANAAGWLTRLFNHPLFPI; from the coding sequence GTGAAAAATTATCTCTGGCTGGTGGCGCTGCTTCCCCTGCTTAACGGGTGTGAATCGCAGGCCATTCTGGTCAAAAAAGACGACGCATACTTTGCGCCACCGAAAACCGAAGCGCCGCCTCCGGCAGACGGCCGTGCCGGGGGCGTGTTTGAAACCGGCTACAACTGGTCGCTCACCGCCGACCGACGAGCTTACCGCGTGGGCGATATCCTGACGGTGATCCTCGAAGAATCGACCCAGTCGAGCAAACAGGCGAAAACCAACTTCGGCAAAAGCAACAGCGTCGATATCACCGCGCCAACGGTATTCGGTCACACTAAAAATAATCTTTCCGGTTCCATCGACGCCAACCGCGACTTTGACGGCAGCGCCACCTCCCAGCAGCAGAATAGCCTGCGCGGGGAGATTACCGTTTCCGTCCATGCGGTGCAGCCCAACGGCATTCTGGAAATTCGCGGCGAGAAATGGCTCACCCTCAACCAGGGCGATGAGTACATCCGTTTAAGCGGCCTGGTACGCGCCGATGATATCCAGAACGACAACTCGGTCTCCTCCCAGCGGATCGCCGACGCCCGCATCTCCTATGCCGGACGCGGCGCGTTAAGCGACGCCAACGCCGCAGGCTGGCTGACGCGGTTGTTTAACCATCCTCTGTTCCCGATTTAA
- the flgG gene encoding flagellar basal-body rod protein FlgG — translation MNAALWISKTGLSAQDAEMSAIANNIANVNTTGFKRDRVMFQDLFYQTQEAPGAMLDQNNIMPTGLQFGSGVRIVGTQKTFTEGNVETTDNAMNVAIMGQGFLQVQKANGDIAYTRDGNLQVNADGVLTNSQGLPLQPEIDVPAGATSVAFGEDGTVTAILPGDSDVTELGQLTLVNFANPAGLSAEGDNLYLETAASGQPTEGVPGEDGLGTLQDNALEGSNVDIVNEMVAMITVQRAYEMNAKMVSAADDMLQYISQTL, via the coding sequence ATGAACGCAGCACTATGGATTAGCAAAACTGGCCTCTCGGCGCAGGATGCTGAAATGAGCGCGATTGCCAACAACATCGCCAACGTTAACACCACCGGCTTCAAGCGCGACCGGGTGATGTTTCAGGATCTGTTCTACCAGACCCAGGAAGCGCCGGGCGCGATGCTCGACCAGAACAATATCATGCCAACCGGGCTGCAATTCGGTAGCGGCGTGCGCATTGTCGGTACGCAGAAAACCTTTACCGAAGGCAACGTCGAAACCACCGACAACGCGATGAATGTCGCCATTATGGGGCAGGGATTTTTGCAGGTGCAAAAGGCTAATGGCGATATCGCCTATACCCGCGACGGCAATTTGCAGGTGAACGCCGACGGCGTGCTGACCAACTCGCAGGGCTTGCCATTACAGCCGGAAATCGACGTTCCGGCGGGGGCGACCAGCGTCGCGTTTGGTGAAGATGGCACGGTGACGGCGATCTTACCCGGCGACAGCGATGTGACCGAGTTAGGGCAACTGACGCTGGTGAACTTCGCTAACCCGGCAGGGCTTTCTGCCGAAGGGGACAACCTTTATCTGGAAACCGCCGCCAGCGGTCAGCCGACCGAAGGTGTACCGGGCGAAGATGGGCTTGGCACCTTACAGGACAACGCGCTGGAAGGCTCGAACGTGGATATCGTTAACGAAATGGTAGCGATGATTACGGTGCAACGCGCGTACGAGATGAACGCCAAAATGGTGTCGGCAGCGGACGATATGTTGCAGTACATCAGCCAGACGCTGTAA
- a CDS encoding flagellar basal body rod protein FlgF: MDRLIYTALSGASQTLYEQQISANNLANVNTNGFRADMAMATNDKVKGGGFDTRYMAQEGASGVNDSTGVAEKTERPLDVAIQGAGYIAVQDKNGNEVYTRNGNIQQDDQGQLTIDGNLVLGDNGPIILPPNAIASFGSDGTLSVTPDDGDVTATMDIDRLKLVDIPVSDLAKNGEGMLVTADGVPAQRDENIKVSGGFLEGSNVSAVSEMMSSIAMNRQFEAQIKMMKTAEDISDAGNRLLRGS, from the coding sequence ATGGACCGCCTGATTTATACCGCCCTGAGCGGGGCTTCTCAGACTTTGTACGAGCAGCAAATTAGCGCCAACAACCTGGCGAACGTCAACACCAACGGTTTTCGTGCTGATATGGCGATGGCGACCAACGACAAGGTGAAAGGCGGCGGCTTCGACACGCGCTATATGGCGCAGGAAGGGGCCAGCGGCGTGAATGACAGCACCGGCGTGGCGGAGAAAACCGAACGCCCGCTGGACGTGGCGATTCAGGGCGCGGGTTACATTGCGGTGCAGGATAAAAACGGCAACGAAGTCTATACCCGCAACGGCAACATTCAGCAGGACGACCAGGGGCAACTGACCATCGACGGCAATCTGGTGCTGGGGGATAACGGGCCGATCATTCTGCCGCCGAACGCCATCGCCTCGTTTGGCAGCGACGGCACGCTGTCGGTGACGCCCGATGACGGCGACGTGACCGCGACGATGGATATCGACCGCCTGAAGCTGGTGGATATTCCGGTTTCTGACCTGGCGAAAAACGGCGAAGGGATGCTGGTGACTGCCGATGGCGTTCCGGCCCAGCGCGATGAAAACATCAAAGTCAGCGGCGGTTTTCTCGAAGGCAGCAATGTCTCGGCGGTGAGCGAAATGATGTCGTCCATCGCCATGAACCGCCAGTTTGAAGCGCAGATCAAAATGATGAAAACCGCCGAAGATATCAGCGACGCGGGCAACCGCTTATTGCGCGGCTCGTAA
- a CDS encoding flagellar hook-associated protein: MQVGLTSSSLATGGAHSSAVSSSTVAPTQAVRQKLPATASEYPASPLITTRPQRYSVQLNDQLTTLQQADHYLGQLEQQLLDYRHSQRKGGQAQSTALMQMLDKRTALSGGTVDRQLQPVLLGETRVTFHSPDLANLVHNPTPGTRMFSVSDGRQTQLSAVMLSEDDSAGQYQTRLTNALRRVGVQMHQQADGISFSTTEKQWLNIESTLSVRTDGDKSAFMPLKTFAEPSEAERLTQSLQQGGAGISRMLENINQQRAQMAVQQEKARQLIDGMSRFPDAENAVRASENLGGALDSANHNYQVLLQAVNGQARISSQTVRNLLG; the protein is encoded by the coding sequence ATGCAGGTCGGACTTACATCTTCATCACTCGCCACCGGTGGGGCGCATAGCTCTGCGGTATCGTCGTCAACCGTTGCGCCCACTCAGGCGGTGCGGCAAAAGCTCCCGGCGACGGCGAGTGAATATCCGGCCTCGCCGCTGATTACCACTCGCCCGCAGCGTTACAGCGTGCAGCTTAACGATCAGCTCACCACGTTGCAGCAGGCGGATCACTATCTCGGGCAACTGGAGCAGCAGTTGCTCGATTATCGTCATAGCCAGCGTAAGGGTGGGCAGGCGCAGAGTACGGCGCTGATGCAGATGCTGGACAAACGCACCGCACTTTCCGGCGGTACGGTGGACCGCCAGTTACAGCCGGTGTTGCTGGGGGAAACGCGGGTGACCTTTCACTCGCCGGATCTGGCTAATCTCGTACACAACCCCACGCCGGGAACGCGCATGTTCAGCGTCTCTGACGGGCGGCAGACCCAGCTTTCGGCGGTGATGCTGTCAGAGGATGACAGCGCCGGGCAGTATCAGACACGGCTGACCAACGCTCTGCGCCGCGTGGGTGTGCAGATGCATCAGCAAGCGGACGGCATCAGTTTCTCCACGACCGAAAAACAGTGGCTCAACATTGAAAGCACCTTAAGCGTGCGCACCGATGGCGATAAATCGGCGTTTATGCCGCTGAAAACTTTTGCCGAACCCTCTGAGGCCGAGCGTTTAACGCAAAGCCTGCAACAGGGTGGAGCGGGGATTTCTCGCATGTTAGAAAACATTAATCAGCAGCGCGCGCAGATGGCGGTGCAGCAGGAAAAAGCACGGCAGTTAATTGATGGGATGTCCCGTTTCCCCGATGCAGAGAATGCGGTACGGGCATCGGAAAACCTTGGCGGTGCGCTGGACAGCGCCAATCATAATTATCAGGTGTTATTACAGGCGGTGAATGGTCAGGCACGAATTTCCAGCCAGACGGTGAGGAATTTATTGGGGTAA
- a CDS encoding rod-binding protein: MKVNGSGGIDGSDALMGPKVQANDIKQAAEQFEAIFLRNMLKEMRKTNELFDSKDNPFNSDSVRMMQGFYDDELCNTLAQQHGIGIAAMIVKQLSPRHK, from the coding sequence ATGAAAGTGAATGGCAGCGGTGGGATTGACGGCAGCGACGCGTTAATGGGGCCGAAAGTTCAGGCCAATGATATCAAGCAGGCCGCCGAACAGTTTGAGGCGATTTTTTTACGCAACATGCTGAAAGAGATGCGTAAAACCAACGAGTTGTTTGATTCGAAAGATAACCCATTTAACAGCGATTCGGTGCGCATGATGCAGGGGTTTTATGACGATGAGTTGTGTAACACGCTGGCGCAGCAGCACGGGATTGGGATCGCGGCGATGATTGTGAAGCAGTTGTCGCCCAGGCATAAATGA
- the flgK gene encoding flagellar hook-associated protein FlgK has product MDMINIGYCGASTAQVELNVTAQNTANAMTTGYTRQVAEISTIGASGGSPNSAGNGVQVDSIRRVSNQYQVNQVWYAASDYGYYSTQQGYLSQLEAVLSDDNSSLSGGFDNFFAALNEATTSPDDSALREQVISEAGALSLRIDNTLDYVDSQSTEIISQQQAMVSQINTLTSGIASYNQQIAQAEANGDNASALYDARDQMVEELSGMMDVQVNIDDQGNYNVTLQNGQPLVSGQQSSTIALETNADGTPTMSLTFAGTTSTMTTDTGGSLGALFDYQNDVLTPLTDTINSMASQFADAVNNQLAQGYDLNGNPGEPLFIYDASNADGPLTVNPDITADELAFSSSPDESGNSDNLQALINISSEPLEIDNLGSVTVGQACSSIISNIGIYSQQNQTEVTAASNVYSAAQNQQSSVSGVSMDEEAVNLITYQQIYEANLKVISAGAEIFDSVLEMCS; this is encoded by the coding sequence ATGGACATGATTAACATTGGCTACTGCGGCGCCTCAACCGCGCAGGTGGAGCTGAACGTCACGGCGCAAAACACCGCTAACGCCATGACCACAGGCTATACCCGTCAGGTGGCGGAGATCAGCACCATCGGTGCCAGCGGTGGTTCGCCGAACAGCGCCGGTAACGGCGTACAGGTGGACAGCATTCGCCGCGTCTCTAACCAGTATCAGGTGAATCAGGTGTGGTATGCCGCCAGCGATTACGGCTATTACAGCACCCAGCAGGGGTATCTTAGCCAACTGGAAGCCGTATTGAGCGACGATAACAGCAGCCTGAGCGGCGGCTTCGATAACTTTTTCGCCGCCCTTAACGAAGCGACCACCAGCCCCGATGATTCTGCCCTGCGCGAGCAGGTGATCAGCGAAGCCGGGGCGCTGTCGTTGCGTATTGATAACACGCTGGATTACGTCGACTCGCAAAGCACGGAAATCATCAGCCAGCAGCAGGCGATGGTGTCGCAAATCAATACGCTCACCAGCGGCATCGCCAGCTATAACCAGCAAATCGCCCAGGCCGAAGCCAACGGCGATAACGCCTCCGCGCTGTACGACGCCCGTGACCAGATGGTGGAAGAACTCAGCGGAATGATGGATGTGCAGGTCAATATCGATGACCAGGGCAACTACAACGTCACCCTGCAAAACGGTCAGCCGCTGGTAAGCGGGCAGCAAAGCTCAACCATCGCGCTGGAAACCAATGCCGATGGCACGCCGACTATGTCGCTGACCTTCGCCGGAACCACCTCGACGATGACCACCGACACCGGCGGTTCTTTAGGCGCACTGTTTGATTATCAAAACGATGTGCTGACGCCGCTGACCGACACTATCAACAGCATGGCGTCACAGTTTGCCGATGCGGTCAATAACCAACTGGCACAGGGCTACGATCTCAACGGTAACCCCGGCGAGCCGCTGTTTATTTACGATGCCAGCAATGCCGATGGCCCGCTGACCGTGAACCCGGATATCACCGCCGACGAGCTGGCGTTTTCCAGTTCACCGGACGAAAGCGGTAACAGCGATAACCTCCAGGCGCTGATCAATATCTCCAGCGAACCGCTGGAAATCGACAACCTTGGCAGCGTGACGGTAGGGCAGGCGTGCTCGTCAATCATCAGCAATATCGGCATTTACAGTCAGCAAAATCAGACCGAAGTGACCGCCGCGTCCAATGTCTATTCCGCAGCGCAAAACCAGCAGAGTAGCGTCAGCGGCGTCAGCATGGACGAAGAAGCGGTGAACCTGATCACCTATCAACAAATTTATGAAGCCAATCTGAAAGTCATTTCCGCCGGGGCCGAGATTTTCGATTCGGTGCTGGAAATGTGCAGCTAA
- a CDS encoding flagellar basal body protein → MGISFQQALGVHPQAVKLRLERTELLTANLANVDTPNFKAKDIDFAREMQRANNAAVDVQYRVPMQPSEDGNTVELNSEQARFSQNSMDYQSSLTFLNLQISGIREAIEGK, encoded by the coding sequence ATGGGGATCAGTTTTCAACAAGCATTGGGAGTGCATCCGCAGGCAGTGAAGTTACGTCTTGAGAGGACCGAGCTACTGACTGCGAATCTGGCGAATGTCGATACGCCAAATTTCAAGGCTAAAGATATTGATTTTGCCAGGGAGATGCAACGGGCAAATAACGCGGCGGTGGATGTGCAGTACCGCGTGCCGATGCAGCCGTCGGAAGATGGTAACACCGTGGAACTGAACAGCGAACAGGCGCGGTTTTCACAAAATAGTATGGATTATCAAAGCAGTCTGACCTTTCTGAATCTGCAAATCAGCGGTATCAGAGAGGCCATTGAAGGGAAATAA
- a CDS encoding flagellar hook capping FlgD N-terminal domain-containing protein yields MNTLALNAQSPQPTATAESNNVAASDTTSSSDSSPVDTFLTLFVAEIQNQDPTDPTDATEYIDQLSSMAQVAMMEEMSVQANTNAVLMSNIQVMALGNLVGDDIMVQTTALQVSDQTINGRATLDDACTTADLHFTDAAGDDYTVSLIPEGSSSVGPGQVDFSINPADYGIPPGDYDVSVVTNTGEEEVPIEVSGEVEDVRIPLDGSSPVLNVAGVGEVPFTMISQFGVPDTDSDVA; encoded by the coding sequence ATGAATACCCTGGCGCTGAATGCGCAATCGCCGCAGCCGACCGCCACGGCGGAAAGCAATAACGTGGCGGCCAGCGACACGACAAGCAGCAGCGATAGCTCGCCCGTCGATACTTTTCTGACGCTGTTTGTCGCGGAGATCCAAAACCAGGACCCGACTGACCCGACCGACGCCACCGAATATATCGACCAGCTTTCGTCGATGGCGCAGGTGGCGATGATGGAAGAGATGAGCGTGCAGGCCAACACCAATGCGGTGCTGATGAGCAACATTCAGGTGATGGCGCTCGGCAACCTGGTGGGCGACGACATTATGGTACAGACCACCGCTTTGCAGGTGAGCGATCAGACCATTAACGGTCGCGCCACACTGGACGACGCCTGTACCACCGCCGATCTCCACTTTACCGATGCCGCAGGTGATGACTACACGGTGTCGCTAATCCCGGAAGGGAGTTCGTCCGTCGGGCCAGGGCAGGTGGATTTCTCGATTAATCCGGCTGATTACGGCATCCCGCCTGGCGATTACGACGTCTCGGTGGTGACCAACACCGGGGAAGAAGAGGTGCCGATTGAAGTCTCCGGCGAAGTGGAAGATGTGCGCATCCCGCTCGACGGTAGCTCTCCGGTGCTCAACGTTGCAGGCGTGGGCGAAGTGCCGTTCACCATGATTAGCCAGTTTGGCGTACCCGATACCGACAGTGATGTGGCGTGA
- a CDS encoding flagellar basal body P-ring protein FlgI — MQNWIKTVVVAVSLALPGVALAQSLESLVNVQGVRENQLVGYSLVVGLDGTGDKNQVKFTNQTITNMLRQFGVQLPNKIDPKVKNVAAVAVSATLPPMYSRGQTIDVTVSSIGDAKSIRGGTLLLTQLHGADGEVYALAQGSVVVGGMNATGASGSSVTVNTPTAGLIPNGATVEREIPSDFQMGDTITLNLKRPSFKDANNIAAAINASFGGIATAQSSTNVTVRAPTSPGARVAFMSQLDDVQVQAEKIRARVVFNSRTGTVVMGDGIALHAAAVSHGSLTVSINETSNVSQPNAFAGGRTAVTPQSNIAVNHARPGVVSLPESSSLKTLVNALNSLGATPDDIMSILQALHEAGALDADLEVI; from the coding sequence ATGCAAAACTGGATAAAAACGGTGGTGGTAGCCGTAAGCCTGGCGCTGCCCGGCGTGGCGCTGGCGCAATCGCTGGAGTCGTTGGTTAACGTGCAGGGCGTGCGCGAAAACCAACTGGTCGGCTACAGCCTGGTGGTCGGCCTTGACGGCACTGGCGATAAAAACCAGGTCAAATTCACCAACCAGACCATCACCAATATGCTGCGCCAGTTTGGCGTGCAGCTGCCGAATAAAATCGACCCGAAGGTGAAAAACGTCGCCGCGGTGGCGGTGAGCGCCACGCTGCCGCCGATGTACTCGCGCGGGCAGACCATTGATGTCACCGTTTCGTCGATTGGCGATGCCAAAAGTATTCGCGGCGGTACTTTGTTGTTGACCCAGTTGCACGGTGCAGATGGCGAAGTTTATGCCCTGGCGCAGGGTAGCGTGGTGGTGGGCGGGATGAATGCCACCGGGGCCAGCGGTTCCAGCGTAACGGTTAATACGCCAACCGCCGGGTTAATTCCCAACGGCGCGACGGTGGAGCGCGAGATCCCCAGCGACTTTCAGATGGGCGACACCATCACCCTCAACCTGAAACGCCCGTCATTTAAGGATGCCAACAACATTGCGGCAGCGATCAACGCCTCGTTTGGTGGTATTGCCACCGCGCAGAGTTCCACCAACGTTACCGTGCGCGCGCCCACCAGTCCCGGCGCGCGGGTGGCGTTTATGTCGCAACTGGACGATGTGCAGGTGCAGGCGGAGAAAATCCGCGCCCGCGTGGTGTTTAACTCGCGCACCGGCACGGTGGTGATGGGCGACGGTATCGCGCTGCACGCGGCGGCAGTGTCGCACGGCAGTTTGACCGTCTCGATTAACGAAACCAGCAACGTCAGCCAGCCGAATGCCTTTGCGGGCGGGCGCACGGCGGTAACGCCGCAGAGCAATATCGCGGTGAATCATGCGCGCCCTGGCGTGGTGAGTTTGCCGGAGTCGAGCAGCCTGAAAACGCTGGTGAATGCACTAAACAGCTTAGGCGCGACGCCGGATGACATTATGTCGATTTTGCAGGCGCTGCATGAGGCGGGCGCGCTGGATGCCGACCTGGAGGTGATCTGA
- the flgC gene encoding flagellar basal body rod protein FlgC — MSFTDIYQISGSAMTAQTLRLNTVASNLANANAPASSEAQAYKARSPVFAAVYHHSLLAGTHRHAIDGASVQVQDVLQTGGALKRYEPHSPLADANGDVWYPDVNVVEQMADMMSASRDFETNVDVLNNVKSMQQSLLKLGEA; from the coding sequence ATGTCATTTACTGATATCTATCAGATTTCCGGCTCGGCGATGACGGCGCAAACGCTGCGTCTGAATACCGTCGCCAGTAACCTGGCGAATGCCAATGCGCCCGCCAGCAGCGAGGCGCAGGCGTATAAAGCGCGTAGCCCGGTGTTTGCCGCGGTGTATCACCACAGTTTGCTGGCGGGAACGCATCGTCATGCCATTGACGGCGCCAGCGTGCAGGTGCAGGACGTGCTGCAAACCGGCGGGGCGCTGAAACGCTATGAACCGCATTCGCCGCTGGCGGATGCCAACGGCGATGTCTGGTATCCCGACGTCAACGTGGTGGAACAGATGGCGGACATGATGTCGGCATCACGCGATTTCGAAACCAACGTCGATGTGCTCAACAACGTGAAAAGTATGCAGCAAAGCCTGCTGAAACTGGGAGAAGCCTGA
- the flgE gene encoding flagellar hook protein FlgE, which yields MSYEIAATGLNAVNEQLDGISNNIANAGTVGYKSMTTQFSAMYAGSQAMGVSVAGTAQSISRGGSLVSTGNALDLAINDDGFFVTCDSAGNISYTRAGSFETDKNGYIVNASGAYLQGYPVDDSGTLQTGTVTDIQIKTGNIPAQASSSLTFTANFNASDVAIDRTTVPFDPTNSSSYTDSYTTTVYDSLGNEHSVCQYFTKTSDNTWEVQYTFDGQQQTGVPATTLTFDPNTGKLTSPTTPQTIEFQTDAAAPIDLTVDYSTCTQYGSDFSVTTNSANGYASATQNGVQVDGDGKVYATYSNGERMLQGQVVLATFPNDDGLQAVSGTAWVQTGESGTPLIGVPGSGTCGTLTSGALESSNVDITSELVNLMTAQRNYQANTKVIATSTQLDDALFQAM from the coding sequence ATGAGTTATGAAATTGCCGCAACGGGGCTGAATGCCGTTAACGAACAGCTGGACGGGATCAGTAACAACATCGCCAACGCCGGAACGGTGGGCTATAAGTCGATGACCACTCAGTTTTCAGCCATGTATGCCGGAAGCCAGGCGATGGGCGTCAGCGTGGCAGGCACCGCGCAGAGTATTTCGCGCGGCGGTTCGCTGGTGTCGACAGGCAACGCGCTGGATCTGGCGATTAACGACGATGGCTTTTTTGTTACCTGCGACAGCGCGGGCAACATTTCTTATACTCGCGCCGGATCGTTTGAAACCGACAAAAACGGCTATATCGTTAACGCCTCAGGCGCTTATTTGCAGGGCTATCCGGTCGATGACAGCGGCACCCTGCAAACCGGTACAGTCACCGATATCCAGATCAAAACCGGCAATATTCCGGCGCAGGCCAGCAGCAGCCTGACCTTTACCGCCAACTTCAACGCCAGCGACGTGGCTATCGATCGCACCACCGTACCGTTCGACCCGACCAACAGCAGCTCGTATACCGACAGCTACACCACCACGGTATATGACTCGTTAGGCAACGAACACTCGGTATGCCAGTACTTCACCAAAACCAGCGACAACACCTGGGAAGTGCAGTACACCTTCGACGGTCAGCAGCAGACCGGCGTTCCGGCGACGACATTAACCTTCGACCCGAACACCGGGAAGCTGACTTCACCAACCACGCCGCAGACCATTGAGTTTCAGACTGACGCCGCCGCGCCCATTGATTTAACCGTCGATTACTCCACCTGTACGCAATACGGCTCGGACTTCTCAGTCACCACCAACTCCGCCAACGGCTACGCCTCCGCAACGCAAAACGGTGTCCAGGTTGATGGCGATGGCAAAGTTTACGCCACTTACAGCAACGGCGAGCGGATGTTGCAGGGGCAGGTGGTGCTGGCAACGTTCCCCAACGATGACGGCCTGCAAGCGGTGAGCGGCACCGCGTGGGTACAAACCGGGGAATCGGGTACGCCGCTGATTGGCGTTCCCGGCTCCGGCACCTGCGGCACGCTCACGTCAGGTGCGCTTGAAAGCTCTAACGTCGATATCACCAGCGAGCTGGTCAACCTGATGACTGCCCAGCGTAACTATCAGGCCAACACCAAAGTCATCGCCACCAGCACGCAGCTCGATGACGCGCTGTTCCAGGCAATGTAA